The Prionailurus bengalensis isolate Pbe53 chromosome E2, Fcat_Pben_1.1_paternal_pri, whole genome shotgun sequence region CACCACGCTCCCTTCCTCTTGGGTCAGGCCTGCCTGGAAAGCCACGGGCTTGGCCACTCCTGCTCCCAAAATAGGTGGCCCAGCCAGGCGAGGGGTGAGGCccggaggggagggcaggggacgcTCACCCCAGTCAGGCTGTCCCCTGCTGAAAGAAGGCCCCCAAACGTCCGGCTGTGCCGGGGGTGAGCACTTTGGACCCCCTGGCCCAGAGCTGGACTGCGCCGCCCTCAGCGGTCTCCCCTcccggccccaccccaccctcaccctcccCAACCAGCAGCTGTAACTGGAGCCCGGGCTGGAGGGGGGCCAGGGGGCGGCCCCCAGCCCAGACCGCCCTGGCCCGCTAGGTTAACTCTCTCGGCTCAGATGGAGGAACACTACCGGCGCTGGGgacagctggggagaggaggtgtCGGCAGGGAGGCCTGGACTGcagacacacgcacgcacgcacgcacgctcGCCCCAGCGCCCCGGACAGCTTCTGCCCTGCGGTGGGAGGTGTCAGTGACTTTCTGTGAGGCCCCCTGGGAGTCGGGCCCAGTTGGGACCTAAGGCCATTTGAGCCCTTAGGAGCCCGCTGACCCCTGACCCCAGGGTTCTGTGGAGACCTGGTCAGCGCCACAGGGCTATTTTGGGGgcatttcagtgtgtgtgtgtgtgtgtgtgtgtgtgtgcgcgtgtgtttTCCGCTGCTGGCTGTGAGGTTCCCCAGGGGTGCACACCACGCAcattcacacgcacacacagaaacCTAAAGACCCCGTTTATCTGggcacaaaagcaaacaaatacacgTGTGTTCCCACATACAAacacagaggcagacacacagaGAATAACACACCCGCGGGGAAACCCAAGGACCCTCCCACACAGCCCACAACACCACCAGCCACACAACCCTGACAGACACACGTGTGGACACAcgcaacacgcacacacacacaaatgcacgaATGCACAAACAGGACATAGCTGGCCACTCGGGCACAGACGAACACGCTTATGCACTTGTGTTCGCGTACTTGGAGACACCACCCGCTGTGTGCTGATGGGCTGAACCCCCACTCTCCTGATCTCACGTGGCCAGGAGGACTCCCCGGAGAACAACACGCATGGTGCCCTTCTCGTGGGCGGGCCAGCTTCACAGGCACTGGTGACGGAGAAACCCGGGATCAGCTCTGAGCTCTGCcactcctggctgtgtgaccttgagcggCCCATGGATCCCCTCTGTGTCGTTTCTGccctataaaatggagaaatcgCTAAGGTCGTACGGATAACGCCGGGCCAGGCTCGGAGGCCTCTGAACCCCACACTGTCTTGtcattaactccattttagagatgagcaAACCGAGGTTTAGCAAGGTGGAGCTGATTGTGCTGAGGTCCCCGGTGCTTACGGACAGAAACGGCCCGCAGCCCGGAAGAGTTAGACACGGGCCCAGACTCCGTAGGACACCAGAGCCAGGAGCCAGTGAACATGCTTATCCGCAGGCACAGACACAGCCCGCCTCAGAGGACCCAGGGGGCTTTGCGACACCCCCTCGCCCCTGTATGTCTGAGCCTCTGCCCCTCATGGCCTTGCACCCCGGGGTCACCAGCAGTCTCTGGTTAATGATAACCCTGATGTTTATGCAACCCTGGGGAAGGCTGACAGAGGAGCAGAGAAGTGAAGCAGGGCTGGGAGCAGCTCCAGCCTGTCCTTGGCTTCCCTCCCTCTCGAGGCCAACTGCTCCAGAGAGGAGCAGCTCAGCCACTTTCTAGCTGCGTGATGTTGGGCccgtgacttaacctctctgaggctcagtgtctccttctgtaaaatgagtataaaacAGTAGtcacctcaggggcgcctgggtggcgcagtcggttgagcgtccgacttcagccaggtcacgatctcgcggtccgtgagttcgagccccgcgtcgggctctgggctgactgctcagagcctggagccagtttccgattctgtgtctcccgctctctctctgcccctcccccgttcatgctctgtctctctctgtcccaaaaataaataaacgttgaaaacagtAGTCACCTCAGAGGGAAGTTAGGAGGACCGTCGGAAACGATCCGTGGGAAACATTTAGAACAAAGCCCGGCAGTCAGTGACACGCACCCGTTAGGTATTGTCACTGTCGCCATTGTCATTCTCCTCGTGAGCCGCAGCGAGAACCCTGGTGGCCGAGTGCTCTGTGGGTATGGATTTAGGCGTGCCTGCGTCCCCTCTGTGTCCCTGGCACGAAGTTCTTTATCGTTTCAAAGACCCCGTAAAGAAGTGTATCATCCCTCCTGTACAACTGAGGCAACCAAGACCTGAAGGGCCTGGCTCAAATCACAGAGCCGTTTGGGTCCAGGACAAGCACTTGGGTCCGGAGTCCACACCCAGGCCTGCCGACCACGGCGGGGCGCCTACCCTGCGCTGACCCACGAGCGGGGGCCACGGCCTCCTTCATGTCACGGAGTGCTCTGCACACCTGGGGAGTGGGTGCCACCGACTGCCCCCCTcgacagatgggaaaactgagggtCAGGGAGGTCAAACGACTCGCCTGACCCCACGCAGAACCGAGCCCGTGGTCCTTCCTGAGCTGGTGCCGGTGAGCCCCCTGTCCTCCATGTCTTCCAGGCGTGTGCAGCCGTAGCCAGAGATGCCGTGTGTTTCCCTCAGGGGTGGGAGGACGGAGATTAGGTTTAGATCTGTCCAGTGCCATGAAGCGAATCACTTAATCACTTCCTGCCTCGGTTTTCCCACCTGCAAAGTGCGGGtcccacctcacagggctgttgtgagaacCGAGTAAATTCATGTTAAGTCAGGCAGACGGTAAGTGCTCAATGATTATTGTTACTACTCTTTCAGGTTGGGGAACACGTGtcatttatttctggattttgctTATTTAATGCTAAAAGCAGAGTCCAAATGAAAACAACCAGTGTTCATGAGTTCTGGTCTCCcaagaaagaacacaaaaatcaCGAGACAGGCCCTGGAGCCGGCTGCCGGGGCTTGAGTGCTGGCTCAGCCCCAGTCAGCAACCCAAATCGcaaattacttgacctctctCCTCAGCGTTTGTGGCTGTAAAATAGCCATATAATAGGGTCAACCTTAGAGAGCTGTTAGCACGAGCTAGTAAACTTTTAGGACAGGGCCTAGTGCAGAGCCAACGCTGAGGGAGGGGGTGgcaccatcaccatcattgttTGCTTGCATTGGTTCCTTATCCACGGAGGGTGGTGGGCACTCAAGGGGTTAATTTCAGGCTGGCCTGGAGGCTGTGGGTTTGGGGCAGGGCAGCGGCCCTGCCCTGTTTGGCCACCAGAGGGAGCAGCTGGGCCTTGGTGACCGGGCACATCACACCCTccgggagccaggggagggggctggctggGCGTGGCCAGGATGGCTCCAGCCCCCAGCTgtctcttctcccaccccctccgCCTGCAGAGCCATCCGGTCCCCACCCGGGTGACATCCTCCTTACACTCCCTGAGTGGGGTGGAGTGGGAaatctggggagggggctggctgaGAGTGGTCAGCTCCAGCCCTTtgtggcccctcccctcccatggGGCCATCCAGTCCCTTCCTTAGGGCTGCTCTTCCTATGGCCTCTGaccccctcctccttcttacGCTGCTTTGCTGGGCGCACCCGGTGCCCAGTGAGTCCCTTTCCCAAACCTCCAAGGAGAAGGGgcgtgggaggaggggaagaacgGGGAACTGGAAAGGGGGGTGAGAAATAAAGataacagacagagagagacacacacacacaggccaacAGGCAGACACTCCGAGAGAGAAACCGAGATAGAGAGACAGAcggaaataaagagagagagtggaaaacaGGCTAACTCCCTGAGTCAGAAATAcaaaaagggacagagacagacagacagggaaaaagaagtaaacagaaaatcagacaCCAAAGGGATAGGGGAAGAAAGACAGGCTGAAAGAGAGACGGAGGAAGGAGAGCGAAGCCAGGACGGGGCGTGCCAGCTGGAGGAATGGACGGTGGCCTGGCATGGGACGTGTAGTGGCCCCAGCCCACAGagctgggtgggcagagaggagccGGGGCGcagcgggggtgaggggggatgggaggggcaggcgttgtgctgctgctgctgctggccggAGCGGGCGCCGGGGTGGCCTGGAGACCACCAAAGGGAAAGTGCCCTCCGAGCTGCTCCTGCTCCAAGGATAGTGCCCTGTGTGAGGGCTCTCCAGACCTGCCCGAGAGCTTCTCCCCGACCCTGCTGTCACTGTGAGTGTCACCGCGAGGGTGAGGATGGGGGTCCTGGGGCCCCAGggcttgggggcagggggccgggCCCCCGAGGACATGGCCCTTCAGGATCTTGGGAGGTGGGCAGCAAAGGATGTTGGGATGCCTCACAGGGGGCTGCTGGGATTGGGACAGGAGCGGAAGGGCAATCCCGAAGCACAGGGGCAGCGTTTGGGGCCCCAGAAGGGGGACAGCTGGAGGGAGGACTGAATGTTGCCAGGATCCTCGCCAAGTGAGGAGGGCAAATGCCTGTGTCCCTGGGACGTAAAGGGAATACATCCAGGGTTGGGGTGGCATGTCAGCGTCCCCCAGACTGGGGACGGCTCTGGGGCGGGGCTGGAGCCTGGGGGCGGTTTTCTCCTCACCCACCATCGCCCACGTCCCCAGCTCACTCGTTAGGACTGGAATCACCCAGCTGAAGGCCGGAAGCTTCCTGAGGGTGCCCACACTGCACCTGCTGTGAGTGGGGCCCAGCTGAGTGGACAACTAGCTCGAGGGAGTGGGTGGGTGTTCATGCAGGTGCGTGGGTGGGGGGTGCGCACACATACGTGTATGTGCATGTCTGTGAAagcaccgtgtgtgtgtgtgtgtgtgtgtgtgtgagagagagagacagtgcccACCTGGGTTGAGGGTGGAGGCCGAGGTTAAAATGTCAGAGAGGGGGCAGCAACTCTgcaaaaattctttcttgctcCCTTGCCAGCCTCTTCACATCCAACTCCTTCTCTGTGATTGAGGACGATGCATTTGCGGGCCTGTCCCACCTGCAGTACCTGTGAGTGAGGCCAGGGGATGGGGCGGGGACGGGGGCTTGGTAGAGTGTGGCTCCCGGAGTGGAGGGAGGTATAGAGGCTTACTGGCACGGGCGGGAGGGTCCGGACAAGGGTCCCTCCTGGAGGGGCAAGAGGCCTGGCGTCTTGGCAAGAAGCCTGCTCACCTCCCCTCTCTGTGCTGCAAGGTGCACAAAGGGCCTAGGGAACCCAAGACTGTTTCTGGCCCTACCCGACTTACGGGAGCCCGGGGAGCGGACAGAGAGGCCGGAGGCAAGGAGATGTTTCGAATTAACGGGAGACAACTCTGAGGCGGTGATGGTAGGGGTGGCGGGGATAACGGTGTTGAAGGCCATGCTGCGGCCGCTCGCGGGGAAGTGCCGGCACGAAGGAGGACCATGGAGTGGGGATGACGTTGGCAAAGGTGGCGGACCCGATGGCGATCGCGCCGGTGGCGATATTGATGATGGAGTCTGAGCGGTCGATGTTAGTGTTATCATTGTCGTGGGTGTTGGCCATCACATATCGGTGTTGCTATTGGCGGCGGCTGTGGGTAGGATGTCGGCGTCGGCGTCGTGTGGGCGTAAGGGCGACGTGGTAGGTACTGCGCTTGGCGGGGACGACGGAGGTGCCAGTATGTGGGAAAACTGTGGCTGTAGGGGTGCTCGTGGCGGGTAGAGAAGGGGGTGCTGGGGACAGTGGGGCCGTTGGTACCGGGAGCGCCTGTCCCAGTGCCAGTGCTTCTGGaaatggtggcagtggtggtgatggggtGGCAGCGTTTGCTGTCAGGCTGGCAACGAGCACAGGGTTAGGCTCCTGGCTCCTGGGATTGTAGTCTGGGACCCTGGGGAGGAGAGGTTTCCGGGGAGGCGTCGGCACATTCCAGGGGCCTAGGGCTCCCGCGGGGTGAGTTCCGGGCCacagcagggaacccagggcctccCGCTCACCATGCCTTCCCTCCACAGCTTCATCGAGGACAATGACATTGGCTCCATCTCTAAGAACGCTCTCAGAGGACTTCGCTCACTCACACACCTGTGCGTGCCCCCAAGGCCTCGCCCCTCTGCTCACCAGCCCGCCCTGACAGGCTCCCCCAGACCCCATCACCCCATCACGCGGGGCATCCAGGTAGCTGGTGACggttcctcctctctctctccttccaccagGAGCCTGGCCAGTAATAATCTCGAGACCCTCCCCAGATTCCTGTTCCGAGGCCTGGAGACCCTAACTCATGTGTGAGGCTCAAGGGGGCTGGGCGGGTCGGGGAGTTGGGGAATGTATGAGAGGGAAGCGGATTGCTGTGCCCACGTTCGGTTGACATACTAGGTCCTCACATATTTCCTCACCCACCTCTGGGGCCCCATCCCGAACCCttgcccggggagggggcggggagtgtGGCCTCCAGGGGGCGGTGGAAGCCAGGTCGCAGCCCCTCCCCGGCCTCTTGCCCCAGGGACCTCCGCGGGAACCCGATCCAGTGTGACTGCCGCGTCCTCTGGCTGCT contains the following coding sequences:
- the LOC122495052 gene encoding verprolin-like; its protein translation is MLLAQGLTSWETAEQGVRVPDYNPRSQEPNPVLVASLTANAATPSPPLPPFPEALALGQALPVPTAPLSPAPPSLPATSTPTATVFPHTGTSVVPAKRSTYHVALTPTRRRRRHPTHSRRQ